Proteins from a single region of Flavobacterium sp. YJ01:
- the cobC gene encoding alpha-ribazole phosphatase, whose product MEIYLVRHTETICKKGICYGQSDVNIAEPFDEIFNRIVSELPEEAAIFSSPLKRCAILAKHIQQNIKVISYQEDNRLKEMNFGDWELKTWNEIPPEELNPWMEDFVNIRALNGESFTELHERVGDFLLAKIQKTNHPIIIVSHAGVIRSILCHQTSLPLKDAFNNKVDFGEVIRIEL is encoded by the coding sequence ATGGAAATTTATCTAGTCCGTCATACCGAAACCATTTGCAAAAAAGGAATCTGTTACGGACAATCGGACGTAAATATTGCGGAACCTTTTGATGAAATTTTTAATAGAATTGTTTCCGAATTACCAGAAGAAGCTGCGATTTTCTCGAGTCCTTTAAAACGTTGTGCCATTCTAGCAAAACACATTCAGCAAAATATAAAAGTTATTTCTTATCAAGAAGATAATCGTTTAAAAGAAATGAATTTTGGCGATTGGGAATTGAAAACTTGGAATGAAATTCCGCCTGAAGAACTCAATCCGTGGATGGAAGATTTTGTAAATATTAGAGCTTTAAATGGGGAATCTTTTACAGAGCTTCATGAAAGAGTTGGTGATTTTTTATTAGCTAAAATTCAAAAAACAAATCATCCTATTATTATCGTTTCGCACGCAGGAGTTATCAGAAGCATATTGTGTCATCAAACCTCACTTCCTTTAAAAGATGCCTTTAATAATAAAGTTGATTTTGGAGAAGTCATCAGAATTGAATTATAA
- a CDS encoding DUF4252 domain-containing protein, with protein sequence MKNFIITLVFAFVTNVFYAQGAFDKFDGLDDVTSVIVNKKMFDLMSKVKADNQDKETQQYINLIKKLDYLKVFTTKNPKIEADMKASADKYIKTAGLEELMRVNDSGKNVKIMVKSGASDTQIKELLMFVDGAKNDETVLLSLTGNFDLNEISVLTDKMNLPGGPDLKKASKGKK encoded by the coding sequence ATGAAAAATTTCATCATAACTTTAGTATTCGCATTCGTTACAAATGTTTTTTATGCACAAGGTGCTTTTGACAAATTTGACGGTCTAGACGATGTAACGTCTGTAATTGTAAATAAAAAAATGTTCGATTTAATGAGCAAAGTAAAAGCTGATAATCAGGACAAAGAAACACAGCAATATATCAATCTGATTAAAAAATTAGATTACTTAAAAGTCTTTACCACAAAAAATCCTAAGATCGAAGCCGACATGAAAGCTTCTGCAGACAAATACATTAAAACAGCTGGTCTTGAAGAATTAATGAGAGTAAATGACAGCGGTAAAAATGTCAAAATAATGGTTAAATCTGGCGCAAGCGACACACAAATTAAAGAGTTATTAATGTTTGTAGATGGCGCTAAAAACGACGAGACGGTTTTACTATCTTTAACTGGTAATTTTGATTTGAATGAAATTTCAGTTTTAACAGATAAAATGAATCTTCCTGGAGGTCCAGACCTAAAGAAAGCTTCTAAAGGCAAAAAATAA
- a CDS encoding DUF5074 domain-containing protein encodes MKLKNLYLGIIASAFLFASCSSDNDDNDVALGVYDNGVLILNEGNFGTPNASVSYVSNDLATFQNDIFKLVNTPMVLGDVAQSMSFSNEKAFIVVNNSNEVEVVNRYTFKSLGTITEKLQNPRYSVVVNDKLYVTNSISQAVTVYDAKTYAYITSIALGKTAEKIIAANGKIYVTNAAYGNGSEVTVISPSANAVTKTITLENGINSIEENNGSVYVLAGTSAKSKLFKINTSTDTATSFESTTVKNAINMDIDGDKIYYTQGTGVYAINLSATAFSDKALFSVKDSSWSTFYGFGVIDGRIYSGDANAFTSDGTVTVYSSTGTVLKTLTVGVGPNGFYSNNN; translated from the coding sequence ATGAAATTAAAAAATCTTTATTTAGGAATTATTGCCTCTGCATTTTTATTTGCTTCTTGTAGCAGCGATAATGATGACAACGACGTTGCGTTAGGTGTTTATGACAATGGTGTGCTTATTTTAAATGAAGGAAATTTTGGAACTCCTAATGCATCAGTTTCTTACGTTTCGAATGATTTGGCTACTTTTCAAAATGATATTTTCAAATTAGTAAATACGCCAATGGTTTTAGGAGATGTTGCTCAATCAATGTCTTTTAGCAATGAAAAAGCTTTTATTGTAGTAAACAATTCTAATGAAGTAGAAGTGGTAAACCGTTATACTTTTAAAAGTTTGGGTACAATTACCGAAAAACTTCAAAACCCACGTTACAGTGTTGTTGTAAATGACAAATTATATGTAACAAATTCAATTTCTCAAGCTGTTACCGTTTATGATGCAAAAACTTATGCTTACATAACTTCAATTGCATTAGGAAAAACTGCTGAAAAAATTATTGCTGCAAACGGAAAAATTTATGTAACAAATGCAGCTTACGGAAACGGAAGTGAAGTTACTGTTATTAGCCCTTCAGCAAATGCTGTGACTAAAACCATCACATTAGAAAATGGTATTAATTCTATTGAAGAGAACAATGGATCTGTATACGTATTAGCAGGAACTAGCGCTAAAAGTAAATTATTTAAAATTAATACTTCTACAGATACTGCAACATCTTTCGAATCGACTACAGTAAAAAATGCAATCAACATGGATATTGATGGAGATAAAATCTATTATACTCAAGGAACTGGCGTTTATGCAATTAACTTATCTGCAACAGCATTTTCAGACAAAGCTTTATTTTCTGTAAAAGATAGCAGCTGGTCTACTTTTTATGGTTTTGGCGTAATCGATGGCAGAATTTATTCTGGTGATGCAAACGCATTTACTTCAGACGGAACGGTTACTGTATATTCTTCAACTGGAACAGTATTAAAAACATTAACTGTTGGCGTAGGACCAAACGGTTTTTATTCTAACAATAATTAG
- a CDS encoding DUF4252 domain-containing protein: MKAKIFTLALIALLTLGSCNSEPTLQKYFVENSEKKDFIALDVSPNILNVDKAKLSAEQNEALNSFDKMNIIAFKADKSNQAQFETERTKVKAILKDPKYQELMKFGSGKDGASVSYVGSDDNIKEFVIFANRKENGFAVVRVLGEDMNPNNIMTLMSVLQKSKIDMEQLKPLQELLKK, encoded by the coding sequence ATGAAAGCAAAAATTTTCACCTTAGCACTTATAGCTTTACTAACTTTAGGAAGCTGTAATTCTGAACCAACACTGCAAAAATATTTTGTTGAGAATTCGGAGAAAAAAGACTTTATTGCTTTGGATGTTTCTCCAAACATCCTGAATGTTGACAAAGCAAAATTATCTGCGGAACAAAACGAAGCATTAAATTCGTTTGATAAAATGAATATTATCGCTTTTAAAGCAGATAAAAGTAATCAAGCGCAGTTTGAAACAGAAAGAACCAAAGTAAAAGCCATTTTAAAAGATCCGAAATATCAGGAATTAATGAAGTTTGGTTCTGGCAAAGATGGTGCTTCTGTAAGCTATGTTGGAAGTGACGATAATATAAAAGAGTTTGTCATTTTTGCAAACAGAAAAGAAAACGGTTTTGCTGTAGTTAGAGTTTTAGGCGAAGATATGAATCCGAATAATATTATGACTTTAATGTCAGTTTTACAAAAATCAAAAATTGATATGGAGCAATTGAAACCTTTACAAGAATTGCTTAAAAAATAA
- a CDS encoding S41 family peptidase, translating to MKTILKSALFLFLVAFSLQSCEDNDDVAAPADVQINSFIWKGLNEVYLWQADVPNLADNRFATENDFNNFLKGYAKPEDLFEDLLNKPESKYPNGDAIDRFSWIVDDYTVLEQELSGISKNNGVDFRLSRVASGSNDLVGYVRYIIPNSDASTKAIKRGDLFTSINGTKLTVSNYQELIGKDTYTLNLADYNGSAFVLNGKSVALTKTVLEENPIFINKVITSGSHKIGYLMYNGFYSEYDDRLNQAFGTLKGQGVTDFILDLRYNGGGSIATSAKLASMITGQFDTQIFSKMTFNSKQMQGLSTADLEDLNVRFVKNLNSLNMTTVYVITTASTASASELIINGLKPYINVVQIGETTVGKNVGSFTVYDSETLTTKKGINPNHKYAMQPLVLKITNSVNFGDYTQGLVPTYQQYESVLNYGVLGETTEPLLSNAISKITGNAAKKIQTDSEPLRPYVTDSKILNGLRHGMYLKTAPKVF from the coding sequence ATGAAAACAATTTTAAAGAGTGCTCTTTTTCTTTTTTTAGTCGCTTTTTCTTTGCAGTCATGTGAGGATAATGACGATGTAGCCGCTCCAGCAGATGTACAGATTAATAGTTTTATCTGGAAAGGACTAAACGAAGTTTATTTATGGCAGGCAGATGTTCCAAATTTAGCAGACAATCGTTTTGCAACTGAAAATGACTTTAATAATTTCTTAAAAGGTTATGCAAAACCAGAAGATTTATTTGAAGATTTATTGAATAAACCAGAAAGTAAATATCCAAACGGAGATGCAATTGACCGTTTTAGCTGGATTGTTGACGATTATACTGTTTTGGAACAAGAATTAAGCGGAATCTCAAAAAACAATGGAGTAGATTTCAGATTAAGCCGAGTGGCTTCAGGATCAAATGATTTGGTTGGTTATGTTCGATATATTATTCCAAATTCAGATGCTTCAACTAAAGCAATCAAACGTGGTGATTTGTTTACGAGCATTAACGGAACCAAACTTACTGTTTCTAATTATCAAGAGTTAATAGGTAAAGATACTTACACATTAAATTTAGCTGATTACAACGGAAGCGCTTTTGTTTTGAATGGAAAATCAGTTGCTTTAACAAAAACTGTTTTAGAAGAAAACCCAATTTTCATTAATAAAGTAATTACTTCTGGAAGTCATAAAATTGGTTATTTAATGTATAATGGTTTCTATTCTGAATATGACGATAGATTGAATCAAGCTTTTGGTACATTGAAAGGGCAAGGAGTTACAGATTTTATTTTAGATCTTCGTTATAATGGAGGAGGATCTATTGCAACATCTGCGAAATTGGCTAGTATGATTACGGGACAATTCGATACGCAGATTTTTTCTAAAATGACATTCAACAGCAAACAAATGCAAGGTCTTAGTACAGCTGATTTGGAAGATTTAAACGTTAGATTCGTTAAAAATTTAAACAGCTTGAATATGACAACTGTTTACGTTATTACAACGGCAAGTACAGCTTCTGCAAGTGAATTAATCATCAACGGATTAAAACCGTACATTAATGTTGTTCAAATCGGAGAGACTACAGTTGGAAAAAATGTTGGATCTTTTACTGTTTATGATTCAGAAACTTTGACAACTAAAAAAGGAATCAATCCAAATCATAAATATGCGATGCAGCCTTTGGTTCTTAAAATTACAAACTCTGTTAATTTTGGAGATTACACGCAAGGTTTAGTTCCGACTTACCAACAATATGAATCGGTTCTTAATTATGGTGTTTTAGGAGAAACTACAGAGCCGTTGCTTAGTAATGCAATTTCTAAAATTACTGGAAATGCAGCTAAGAAAATCCAAACAGATTCAGAGCCTTTACGTCCTTATGTAACAGATTCTAAAATCTTAAACGGATTAAGACACGGTATGTATCTTAAAACTGCTCCAAAAGTATTCTAA
- a CDS encoding TonB-dependent receptor gives MTIKLRFAFCLLLLCQSILAQNDSINKLKEVVVSDNNLKNFSNTQSIQRLSDSIISKNQSSLTSLLNYNTVIYFKENGLGMTSSPSFRGTTSQQTVVVWNGININSQLLGQADFNTISTRGFNSIDVKAGGGSVVYGSGAIGGTIHLNNDLKFTDTFKNDFQIYYGEFNTLSAIYGITAATKKWSFDASFTRNSSDNDFKFVGQEVWNKNGQYYNNTLDAAIGYKINDKNSIKFYSEIYDGERHFSLTSPNATKTKYQDYNTRNLLTWSSSFSNLNSNVRLAYITEHYNYFEDINLDGYTSGGVKSFIGKYDLDYTISSTMKISTILDYTKNDGLGSGIGKSTRQIGGASLLWKHSLTEKWNYEMSARKEVSDVYKSPILFSVGSRYNFSDFYKLKFNFSRNFRIPTFNDLYWEGSGNPDLKPESSFQAEIGNEFTYKDFRMTVTAYGMKIKDMIRWLPNNTGNWSPENTDRVTIYGAEALLGWKKSFGKNTFDFSGTYAYTVSLDDRTDKQLFYVPYHKLTGSLSYYYKKLSAYYQIMYTGEIFTTSDNNPKYILDAYNVSNIGVDYNFSKKNIFKLGVKAANLWNEKYEALPSRFMPGRNLTIYLNLNY, from the coding sequence ATGACTATAAAACTAAGGTTTGCTTTTTGTTTACTGTTATTGTGCCAAAGTATTTTGGCGCAGAATGATTCTATTAATAAACTGAAAGAAGTTGTTGTTTCTGACAATAATCTTAAGAATTTCTCTAATACGCAATCTATACAAAGGTTAAGCGATTCCATTATAAGCAAAAACCAATCTTCATTAACTTCCCTTTTAAATTATAATACTGTAATCTATTTTAAAGAAAATGGATTAGGAATGACTTCTTCACCTTCGTTTAGAGGAACTACTTCTCAACAGACTGTAGTAGTCTGGAATGGAATAAATATCAACTCTCAGTTATTAGGACAAGCGGATTTTAATACTATTTCGACACGAGGATTCAATTCTATAGATGTAAAAGCAGGCGGAGGAAGTGTTGTTTACGGAAGCGGTGCAATTGGAGGAACGATCCATTTAAATAATGATTTGAAATTTACAGATACATTCAAAAATGACTTTCAAATTTATTACGGAGAATTCAATACTTTAAGTGCAATTTATGGAATCACCGCAGCGACCAAAAAATGGAGTTTTGATGCAAGTTTTACCAGAAATAGCTCTGACAACGATTTCAAATTTGTTGGCCAAGAAGTTTGGAACAAAAACGGACAATACTACAATAACACTCTTGATGCAGCCATTGGTTATAAGATAAATGACAAAAATAGCATCAAATTTTATAGTGAAATATATGATGGAGAACGTCACTTTTCTCTAACATCGCCAAATGCAACCAAAACAAAATACCAAGATTACAATACTCGTAATTTATTAACATGGAGCAGTTCTTTTAGCAATTTAAATTCAAATGTGAGACTTGCTTATATAACAGAACATTACAATTATTTTGAAGACATCAATCTAGACGGATATACTTCTGGTGGAGTAAAAAGTTTCATCGGAAAATATGATCTAGATTACACGATCTCTTCTACTATGAAGATAAGCACCATTTTAGATTATACCAAAAACGACGGACTTGGTTCTGGTATTGGAAAAAGTACACGTCAAATTGGTGGCGCAAGTTTATTATGGAAACATTCGCTTACAGAAAAATGGAATTATGAAATGAGTGCTAGAAAAGAAGTTTCAGATGTTTATAAAAGTCCGATTCTTTTCTCTGTTGGTTCACGTTATAATTTTTCAGATTTCTATAAGCTTAAATTTAACTTTTCGAGAAATTTCAGAATTCCAACCTTTAATGATTTATATTGGGAAGGAAGCGGAAATCCGGATTTAAAACCAGAAAGTTCGTTTCAGGCAGAAATTGGAAATGAATTTACCTATAAAGATTTTCGAATGACCGTTACGGCATACGGAATGAAGATTAAAGACATGATTCGTTGGCTGCCAAACAATACCGGAAATTGGTCTCCAGAAAACACAGACAGAGTTACAATTTATGGTGCTGAAGCACTTTTAGGATGGAAAAAAAGTTTTGGCAAAAACACCTTCGATTTTAGCGGTACTTATGCTTACACCGTTTCATTAGACGACAGAACTGACAAACAGCTTTTTTACGTGCCTTATCATAAATTAACTGGCTCTTTATCCTATTATTACAAGAAACTTTCTGCCTATTATCAGATTATGTATACGGGCGAAATTTTTACAACATCAGATAATAATCCGAAATACATACTTGACGCTTATAATGTTTCTAACATTGGTGTTGACTATAATTTTAGCAAGAAAAACATTTTCAAATTAGGCGTTAAGGCGGCTAATCTTTGGAATGAAAAATATGAAGCTCTCCCTAGCCGATTTATGCCTGGGCGAAATTTAACTATTTATTTAAACCTTAATTATTAA
- a CDS encoding adenosylcobinamide-GDP ribazoletransferase, whose protein sequence is MKKELHIFLTCLMFYTRIPCPKTITHHPDYLNKATRYFPFIGWIVGSISFLAFYIFSLFLSTEIAVIFSIVISVLTTGAFHEDGFADVCDGFGGGWTKEKILIIMKDSAIGAYGAIGLVLLFLLKFKLLSESILLFQVYDEMAVFKTFLLFISAHSLSRLAAISIIFTHKYSREDASSKSKPIAKQFTWKEVFGSFFVGLVPLIVFSLFDFRLILAVIPVFITRYFLARYFQKWIDGYTGDCLGATQQVCEIIFYLSILFLWKFI, encoded by the coding sequence ATGAAAAAAGAACTACATATTTTCCTCACTTGTTTAATGTTCTACACAAGAATTCCCTGTCCAAAAACCATTACACATCATCCAGATTATTTAAATAAAGCCACAAGATATTTTCCTTTCATTGGATGGATTGTTGGAAGTATTTCTTTTTTGGCATTTTATATTTTCTCACTTTTTCTTTCTACAGAAATTGCTGTTATTTTCTCAATTGTCATTTCAGTTTTAACAACTGGCGCTTTTCATGAAGACGGCTTTGCCGATGTCTGCGACGGTTTCGGTGGAGGCTGGACCAAAGAAAAAATCTTGATCATAATGAAAGACAGTGCCATTGGTGCTTACGGAGCAATTGGATTGGTTTTACTTTTTTTATTGAAATTTAAATTGCTTTCAGAATCTATTTTGTTATTTCAAGTTTATGATGAAATGGCAGTCTTTAAAACATTTCTCCTATTTATTTCTGCGCATTCCTTAAGTCGATTGGCAGCAATCAGTATTATTTTCACGCATAAATATTCTCGCGAAGATGCTTCAAGCAAAAGCAAGCCAATTGCCAAACAATTTACTTGGAAAGAAGTTTTTGGTTCTTTCTTTGTTGGTCTAGTTCCTTTAATTGTATTTTCACTTTTTGATTTTAGATTAATTCTAGCCGTAATTCCTGTTTTTATAACAAGATATTTTTTAGCTCGATATTTCCAAAAATGGATTGATGGTTATACTGGAGATTGTCTTGGCGCAACACAACAAGTCTGTGAAATTATTTTCTACCTAAGTATTTTATTTTTATGGAAATTTATCTAG
- a CDS encoding sigma-70 family RNA polymerase sigma factor, which translates to MNQVVFIELINPFKDKVFRLAKRLLTSTEEAEDATQEVMVKLWNKKDNLESYNSVEALAMTMTKNYCLDQLKSKRASNLQIVHNNFTDREPQLDKKLEDENSLEWVEKIINELPEQMQLLIQLRDVEQYEFEEIAKIVNMNETAIRVALSRARKKIRESMTNTHLYGTK; encoded by the coding sequence ATGAACCAAGTTGTATTTATAGAATTAATAAATCCTTTTAAAGACAAAGTTTTTCGTCTGGCAAAAAGATTGCTTACAAGTACTGAAGAGGCCGAAGATGCCACTCAGGAAGTAATGGTCAAATTATGGAATAAAAAGGATAATCTGGAAAGTTACAATAGTGTTGAAGCACTCGCCATGACGATGACCAAAAACTATTGTTTAGATCAGTTAAAATCTAAAAGAGCCAGTAATCTTCAAATCGTTCATAACAATTTTACAGACCGTGAGCCTCAATTAGACAAAAAGCTTGAAGATGAAAATAGTTTAGAATGGGTTGAAAAAATAATAAACGAACTGCCTGAACAAATGCAGTTATTAATTCAGCTTCGAGATGTAGAACAATATGAATTTGAGGAAATTGCAAAAATTGTCAATATGAATGAAACGGCAATACGAGTTGCACTTTCGAGAGCGAGAAAAAAAATTAGAGAATCAATGACAAATACACACCTTTATGGAACCAAATAA